One window of the Meiothermus sp. CFH 77666 genome contains the following:
- a CDS encoding M23 family metallopeptidase → MPLRRHPVRYTLWLARTGAAPRTLSLPVWIPVVVIVALLAWSGLNIWLWQRTAEMRNLQIQLVSLSDQARKLNNQLAAERTRNNALSQDAQSILRQLQVLETEINTLRERAGMPKIKLVPTRNESGGRGGASVPVELEDVLKYASQQTAAFTQKLSEVSPALTETLQREAAMPYGYPLRGHTRITSHFGYRRSPFGWGFEFHNGIDFPASYGTAVRVTGAGEVIEAGWKGPFGLAVVVDHGYGYRTLYGHLSSISVRVGQSLERGDLVGLVGSTGRSTGPHLHYTVFRNGDEVNPAAYLD, encoded by the coding sequence ATGCCGCTTCGCCGTCACCCCGTGCGGTACACCCTGTGGTTAGCCCGAACCGGCGCAGCCCCGCGAACCTTATCGTTACCGGTGTGGATTCCGGTGGTAGTAATCGTGGCGTTGCTGGCCTGGAGCGGACTGAATATCTGGCTCTGGCAACGCACGGCTGAGATGCGCAACCTGCAAATTCAGCTCGTTAGCCTCTCAGACCAGGCCCGCAAACTTAACAATCAACTTGCGGCTGAACGCACCCGCAATAATGCCCTGAGTCAGGATGCCCAGAGCATCCTCAGGCAGTTGCAGGTATTGGAAACCGAGATTAACACCCTACGCGAGCGGGCCGGAATGCCCAAAATCAAGCTCGTACCTACCCGCAACGAAAGCGGGGGGCGTGGCGGCGCCTCGGTTCCTGTGGAACTCGAGGATGTTCTCAAGTACGCCAGCCAGCAGACCGCGGCCTTTACCCAAAAGCTGAGCGAAGTCTCCCCTGCCCTCACAGAAACCCTCCAGCGGGAAGCCGCCATGCCCTATGGCTACCCCCTTCGGGGGCACACCCGTATCACCTCGCACTTTGGCTACCGCCGCAGCCCTTTTGGCTGGGGTTTTGAGTTTCACAACGGGATTGATTTCCCCGCCTCCTACGGCACCGCCGTACGGGTAACCGGGGCCGGAGAGGTGATTGAGGCAGGCTGGAAAGGGCCTTTTGGTCTGGCCGTGGTGGTGGATCACGGCTATGGCTACCGCACCCTGTATGGTCATCTGTCCTCTATTTCGGTACGGGTAGGGCAAAGCCTCGAGCGCGGCGACCTGGTGGGGTTGGTCGGCTCGACAGGTCGCTCCACCGGCCCGCACCTGCACTACACGGTCTTCCGCAACGGCGACGAAGTGAATCCCGCCGCGTATCTGGACTGA
- a CDS encoding polymer-forming cytoskeletal protein translates to MAVLGGGRKPNPAALTYVSEGSEIEGNLKAAGSARIDGKVKGSIIVEGDLEVGSNAHIEGEQVRANNIIVHGQINAQVIASGKLHITKSARVEGDVRAMSLDVEAGAVFVGRSQTGEPRALPQSTKAGNS, encoded by the coding sequence ATGGCGGTGTTAGGCGGAGGACGTAAACCCAACCCAGCTGCGCTCACCTACGTGAGCGAGGGCAGTGAGATTGAAGGCAACCTGAAGGCGGCGGGTAGCGCCCGCATAGATGGGAAGGTCAAGGGTTCGATCATTGTCGAGGGCGACCTCGAGGTCGGGAGCAACGCCCACATCGAGGGCGAACAGGTGAGGGCTAACAACATCATCGTGCATGGGCAGATCAACGCCCAGGTCATCGCCAGTGGCAAACTACACATCACCAAGAGCGCACGGGTGGAGGGCGATGTGCGGGCCATGTCGCTCGATGTGGAGGCAGGCGCGGTTTTCGTGGGTCGCAGCCAGACCGGCGAACCCAGGGCTTTACCCCAGAGCACCAAGGCCGGTAATAGCTGA
- a CDS encoding M23 family metallopeptidase — protein MAKEPHPLASSVTLTVPLWVVAMLPVLLIAAVLFWWDRSFSERTRLAALETQARKLSLELEAEKSRNEAYSIEAVQLQQSLKVLEAEINRLRVKAGLPRIRLVPEPVQPNQAPPRPENAPRGAGEPIELGELLLSLRSQIGGFAAELEATALALHNPLPPDPSPGRIFRRAPPPLARIPQTPDPAQFIPTGLPLLAESRLTSTFGYRANPFGGGAYEFHNGVDFAAPEGTPVYATASGTVSEMGWNPIFGLMVLIDHGNGLHTLYGHLSSSYVEKGQQVEQSRLIGAVGSTGRSTGPHLHYTVYRYGVAVDPMPYVGDASGR, from the coding sequence ATGGCGAAAGAGCCTCACCCCCTTGCCTCGAGCGTCACCCTGACAGTACCGCTCTGGGTGGTGGCTATGCTGCCGGTCTTGCTGATTGCGGCGGTGCTTTTTTGGTGGGATCGAAGTTTTAGCGAACGCACCCGTCTGGCCGCGCTGGAAACCCAGGCCCGCAAACTGAGTCTGGAGCTCGAGGCCGAAAAAAGCCGCAACGAGGCCTACAGCATCGAGGCGGTACAGCTGCAGCAAAGCCTGAAGGTGCTGGAGGCCGAAATCAACCGCCTGCGGGTTAAGGCGGGCTTGCCCAGAATTCGCCTGGTGCCCGAACCCGTCCAGCCCAACCAGGCGCCTCCCAGGCCAGAAAATGCCCCCAGGGGTGCGGGCGAACCCATTGAGCTGGGCGAGTTGTTGCTTAGCCTGCGTTCCCAGATAGGGGGTTTTGCGGCGGAGCTCGAGGCCACAGCCCTGGCCCTCCATAACCCCCTCCCCCCCGACCCCAGCCCAGGCCGCATTTTTCGTCGCGCCCCCCCTCCCCTGGCCCGTATACCCCAAACCCCCGACCCGGCGCAGTTTATACCCACCGGCCTGCCCTTGCTGGCCGAGAGCCGTCTCACCTCTACCTTCGGCTACCGCGCCAACCCCTTTGGCGGAGGAGCCTACGAGTTCCACAACGGCGTAGATTTTGCTGCCCCCGAGGGCACGCCGGTGTATGCCACAGCCTCCGGTACGGTGAGCGAGATGGGCTGGAACCCCATCTTTGGGCTGATGGTACTGATTGACCACGGCAACGGCCTGCACACCCTGTACGGCCACCTTTCGTCGTCGTATGTTGAAAAAGGTCAGCAGGTCGAGCAAAGCCGCCTGATTGGGGCTGTGGGCTCTACCGGGCGTTCCACCGGGCCGCACCTGCATTACACGGTTTATCGCTACGGGGTAGCGGTTGACCCCATGCCTTATGTGGGCGATGCCTCTGGCCGGTAG